In one Methylocaldum szegediense genomic region, the following are encoded:
- a CDS encoding CheR family methyltransferase: MEEQDARWVDFLRWALPRMELRWPGFRKVRRQVIRRIARRMTELRLRVPDDYRRYLETHPDEWQRLDSFCRITISRFYRDRRVFDILARNGLPELIRLSRSRGERLIRAWSAGCGAGEEAYTLTLIWALAIAPQNPDMAFELTATDADPHQIARARRGCYPASSLKELPPFWRDLAFNQDQEGYCIKPEYRLGVNWTVQDMRQTMPDGPFDLVLCRNLAFTYFSTALQRQILRRLDARLTTGGLLVIGVHESLPELPTHWSSWVPGLPIYRKGR; this comes from the coding sequence ATGGAAGAGCAGGATGCTCGGTGGGTGGATTTTTTGCGGTGGGCTTTGCCGCGAATGGAACTGCGCTGGCCGGGTTTTCGCAAAGTCCGGCGCCAGGTTATTAGACGCATTGCTCGGCGTATGACCGAACTGCGGTTGAGGGTGCCTGACGATTATCGCCGCTATCTCGAAACGCATCCGGATGAATGGCAGCGGCTCGACAGCTTTTGCCGGATCACGATCTCCCGCTTCTACCGCGACCGCCGGGTCTTCGACATCCTTGCGCGTAACGGCCTGCCGGAGCTGATTCGCCTCTCCCGAAGCCGCGGCGAACGCCTGATCCGCGCTTGGAGTGCCGGCTGCGGCGCGGGCGAGGAAGCGTATACGCTGACGTTGATTTGGGCCCTGGCGATCGCACCGCAAAATCCGGATATGGCGTTCGAACTGACCGCGACCGACGCCGATCCTCATCAGATCGCGCGAGCCCGGCGCGGTTGTTACCCAGCGAGCAGTCTCAAGGAACTGCCTCCTTTCTGGCGCGATCTGGCGTTTAACCAGGATCAGGAAGGCTATTGCATCAAACCCGAATATCGCCTCGGGGTGAACTGGACCGTACAAGACATGCGTCAAACTATGCCGGACGGCCCTTTCGATCTCGTTCTCTGCCGGAACCTGGCGTTTACCTATTTTTCGACCGCCTTGCAGCGGCAAATCCTCCGCCGTCTCGATGCTCGCCTGACGACCGGCGGGCTGCTCGTGATCGGCGTGCACGAATCGTTACCCGAATTGCCGACCCACTGGAGCTCCTGGGTACCCGGGCTGCCCATCTACCGCAAAGGCCGGTAA
- the gdhA gene encoding NADP-specific glutamate dehydrogenase: MPYVQDTLAALRRTSPAQDEFYQAVEEILLSLRPLLDRDPRYRANNIIDRIVEPERQIMFRVTWIDDKGRIQVNKGYRIQFNSTLGPYKGGLRFHPSVNAGIIKFLGFEQIFKNALTGLPIGGAKGGANFDPKGKSDNEIMRFCQSFMTELYRHIGPTIDVPAGDIGVGMREIGYLYGQYKRLTGSYDGVLTGKGLKWGGSLVRKEATGYGAVYLAENMLRAKKESLEGRVCTVSGAGNVAIYTIEKLYQLGAIPVTASDSGGMIYHKTGINLETLKRIKEVERVSLEAYVKEHPDAVYTPVEQYPEGRNPVWSIPCEAAFPSATQNELNGEDAAELVRNGCKLVCEGANMPSTPEAIDVFLDAKIAFGPGKAANAGGVATSQLEMSQNASMHQWSFEEVDRRLREIMANIYISISETAAEFGEPGNFVLGANIAGFRKVADAMIEQGAV; this comes from the coding sequence ATGCCGTACGTCCAGGACACCTTAGCCGCGTTAAGGCGGACCAGTCCTGCCCAGGATGAATTCTATCAAGCCGTCGAGGAGATCCTGCTGTCTTTGCGTCCTTTGCTCGATCGCGATCCCCGTTATCGGGCGAACAACATCATCGACCGTATCGTCGAACCGGAACGCCAAATCATGTTCCGAGTGACTTGGATCGACGACAAGGGCCGTATCCAGGTCAACAAGGGCTACCGCATCCAGTTCAACTCCACACTGGGGCCTTACAAGGGCGGCCTTCGGTTCCACCCAAGCGTAAACGCCGGCATCATCAAATTTCTGGGGTTCGAGCAGATCTTCAAGAATGCCCTGACCGGCCTGCCTATAGGCGGTGCCAAGGGTGGGGCGAATTTCGATCCCAAAGGTAAGTCCGACAATGAAATCATGCGCTTCTGTCAGTCGTTCATGACTGAGCTGTATCGGCATATTGGTCCGACCATCGACGTTCCGGCCGGGGACATCGGCGTGGGCATGCGCGAGATCGGCTATCTATACGGCCAATACAAGCGGCTCACCGGCAGTTATGACGGTGTGCTTACCGGCAAGGGCCTGAAATGGGGCGGTTCCCTTGTGCGCAAAGAGGCTACCGGTTACGGTGCGGTCTACCTGGCCGAGAACATGCTGAGAGCCAAGAAAGAATCGCTGGAAGGGAGAGTCTGCACCGTCTCCGGTGCAGGAAACGTGGCCATCTATACCATCGAGAAGCTCTATCAATTGGGTGCTATTCCTGTTACCGCCAGCGATTCCGGCGGCATGATCTATCACAAGACCGGCATCAATCTGGAAACCTTGAAGCGTATCAAAGAGGTTGAGCGGGTATCGCTGGAAGCCTATGTTAAGGAGCATCCCGATGCGGTTTACACACCGGTCGAGCAATATCCCGAAGGCCGTAATCCGGTGTGGTCGATACCGTGCGAAGCGGCGTTTCCCTCCGCCACGCAGAACGAACTCAACGGCGAAGACGCGGCCGAGTTGGTACGCAATGGCTGTAAACTGGTCTGCGAAGGCGCGAACATGCCGAGCACGCCGGAAGCTATCGATGTGTTCCTCGATGCCAAGATCGCTTTCGGGCCTGGAAAGGCCGCAAACGCCGGCGGCGTCGCTACCTCGCAGCTCGAGATGAGTCAGAACGCCAGCATGCATCAATGGAGCTTCGAAGAGGTGGATCGCCGGCTGAGGGAGATCATGGCGAATATCTATATCTCGATCAGCGAAACGGCGGCCGAATTCGGGGAACCGGGCAATTTCGTTCTGGGTGCTAATATCGCCGGCTTCCGCAAGGTTGCGGATGCGATGATCGAGCAGGGCGCGGTGTAA
- a CDS encoding discoidin domain-containing protein, with product MMYRTCLALMALLMLTAAERTLAEPAQVLDRFDRMDGWSAVAGRGAQVSLVSGRGRQGQALRVDFDFRKGGGEIIVHKSFPVRLPENYAITFAVRGTAPPNVLEVRLVDASGANVWRFRDPEFRFPKHWQTQRLKRRRFEFGWGPAGEKPLTELGLVEFVIARGTGGHGTLWIDDLQLEPLPPQRAYAGSPVVTASSSLPESGPERLLDEEPGSGWHSARNTTPQWLRLDFGELREYGGLIIDWDPEDYATAYSVAHSDDGQNWREAYKVTRGNGQRDYIPIPESESRFMRLSLVESRRGKGFGIRRIEVAPVEFSASANRLFERIARESERGTYPRYFLGEQAYWTVVGGFGTERLGAEREALLNEDGVLEVDDGAFSVEPFLYAGGRLHTWADGIGEPSLEQGYLPIPSVRLERGPLALTVTALASDDPKDSILARYRVENRSGEAVKASLFLAVRPFLVNPPWQSLHTKGGVSRIRELRYRNGVLWVDDRLVLPLTQPAQTGVTGFDSYPITSEPARDTVPRAKAVSDPNRLASGVFRYPLALAPGEAREIYLAFPGKGDQSSQNRDFRRADPGRFWAERYAEAVRSWETRLGQVVFRVPPDGEDLVRAVKSNLAYMLIHRDGQSLRPGSRRYGRTWIRDGAVTSATLLAFGHGAEVREFLRWYARFQSEDGAVPCCLDPWGPDAMIEHDSAGQFVFTVAEYYRHTGDLQFLKELWPNVTRAIDYLAALRRERLTEAYTRGEASRFFGLLPESASHEGYVAKPVHSYWDDFWAIRGIDDAAGLAAVLGDRKRESRYAGLRDALRADVRRSIKLTRQRFGIDYVPGSADLGDYDPTSTAIAVSIAGQGTGPLKPALERTFDRYVADIEARARQERDEHAYAPYEFRNVGALLRLEKRDAAFKTLRFLFGGRRPAEWNQWPEIVWRDPRAPQFIGDLPHSWIGAEFIQAFLSLFAYEETGQRLVLAAGLPRHWISAPGGVGVEGLKTSYGTLSYHVEASTPGEFRMHINGGLTIPPENVVVDLPLSRPPRRIEVNGKRLDTTDGRFVLRELPADVVLQE from the coding sequence TATGGCGCTTTTGATGTTGACCGCGGCGGAACGCACGTTGGCCGAGCCCGCGCAGGTGCTCGACCGGTTCGACAGGATGGATGGCTGGAGCGCGGTGGCAGGGCGGGGCGCCCAAGTGTCTTTGGTATCCGGCCGCGGCCGGCAAGGGCAGGCGCTGCGCGTTGACTTCGACTTCCGCAAGGGCGGGGGCGAGATCATCGTCCACAAATCTTTCCCAGTCAGGCTGCCGGAAAATTACGCCATCACCTTTGCCGTTCGCGGCACCGCGCCGCCGAACGTTCTTGAGGTTCGGCTGGTCGATGCTTCCGGGGCGAACGTGTGGCGTTTTCGGGATCCGGAATTCCGTTTTCCCAAGCATTGGCAAACGCAGCGCCTCAAGCGACGCCGATTCGAATTCGGTTGGGGACCCGCAGGCGAAAAGCCGCTGACGGAACTCGGGCTCGTTGAATTCGTTATCGCTCGCGGCACCGGAGGCCACGGTACGCTCTGGATTGATGATCTGCAGCTCGAACCGCTTCCGCCCCAGCGAGCTTATGCAGGATCGCCGGTCGTGACGGCGTCGAGTTCGCTCCCGGAATCGGGGCCGGAGCGCTTACTCGATGAAGAGCCCGGTTCGGGATGGCATAGCGCGCGCAACACTACGCCTCAGTGGTTGCGCCTCGACTTCGGAGAACTACGGGAATATGGCGGTCTCATCATCGACTGGGACCCGGAGGATTACGCCACGGCTTATTCGGTCGCGCATTCCGACGACGGTCAAAACTGGCGAGAGGCCTATAAGGTAACCCGCGGCAACGGGCAGCGCGATTACATTCCTATTCCTGAGTCGGAATCGCGTTTCATGCGCCTTTCTTTGGTGGAAAGCCGGCGCGGGAAGGGCTTCGGAATCCGCCGCATCGAGGTCGCACCGGTCGAATTCAGCGCATCGGCCAATCGACTGTTCGAACGCATTGCCCGCGAGTCTGAGCGGGGGACTTATCCTCGTTACTTTCTAGGCGAGCAAGCCTATTGGACTGTGGTTGGCGGTTTCGGGACGGAACGCCTGGGTGCGGAGCGGGAAGCACTTTTGAACGAGGACGGCGTGCTCGAAGTCGACGATGGCGCGTTTTCGGTCGAGCCTTTCCTGTACGCCGGCGGGCGGCTTCACACGTGGGCCGACGGAATCGGTGAGCCTTCTCTAGAGCAGGGGTACCTGCCAATCCCTTCGGTGCGCCTCGAACGCGGGCCACTTGCTCTCACGGTCACCGCGCTGGCGAGCGATGATCCGAAAGATTCGATCCTTGCCCGTTATCGCGTCGAGAATCGGAGCGGAGAGGCCGTAAAAGCGAGCCTTTTTCTCGCCGTGCGTCCTTTTTTGGTCAACCCTCCCTGGCAATCGCTGCATACGAAGGGCGGCGTTTCCCGCATCCGAGAGCTTCGCTATCGAAACGGCGTTCTTTGGGTCGATGACCGACTGGTCCTACCGCTCACCCAGCCCGCTCAGACCGGCGTGACGGGATTCGACAGTTACCCGATCACTTCCGAACCGGCTCGGGACACCGTTCCGCGCGCGAAAGCCGTGTCCGACCCGAACCGATTGGCGAGCGGGGTGTTTCGCTATCCGCTCGCCCTTGCCCCGGGCGAGGCGCGCGAAATTTACCTCGCCTTTCCCGGGAAAGGCGATCAGAGCAGCCAAAACAGAGACTTTCGGCGCGCGGACCCGGGCCGCTTCTGGGCCGAGCGCTATGCTGAGGCAGTCCGCAGCTGGGAGACGCGGCTCGGACAGGTCGTTTTTCGGGTGCCGCCGGACGGCGAGGATTTGGTCCGAGCCGTTAAGAGCAATCTCGCCTATATGCTCATCCATCGAGACGGTCAATCCTTGAGGCCAGGCTCGCGGCGCTACGGCCGCACCTGGATTCGTGACGGTGCCGTGACCTCCGCGACGCTGCTCGCGTTCGGGCATGGCGCGGAAGTGCGCGAGTTTTTGCGCTGGTACGCCAGGTTTCAAAGCGAGGACGGGGCGGTTCCTTGCTGCCTGGACCCGTGGGGGCCGGATGCCATGATCGAGCACGACAGTGCCGGCCAATTCGTTTTCACCGTAGCCGAATACTACCGTCACACGGGCGATCTACAGTTCTTGAAAGAACTATGGCCGAACGTCACGCGGGCTATCGATTATCTCGCCGCTTTGCGCCGCGAGCGTTTGACCGAGGCTTACACCCGAGGCGAGGCGTCGCGCTTTTTCGGGCTTCTGCCGGAATCGGCCAGCCATGAAGGCTATGTGGCCAAGCCGGTCCATTCCTATTGGGACGATTTTTGGGCGATTCGGGGTATAGACGATGCTGCGGGGCTGGCCGCTGTCCTCGGCGACAGGAAACGAGAAAGCCGCTACGCGGGTTTGCGGGACGCGCTTCGGGCCGATGTGCGGAGGTCGATCAAGCTGACTCGACAGCGGTTCGGCATCGACTATGTTCCGGGTTCCGCGGATCTCGGTGACTACGACCCGACGTCAACCGCAATCGCCGTTTCGATCGCGGGCCAGGGAACAGGGCCATTGAAGCCGGCTTTGGAGCGGACTTTCGACCGCTATGTGGCCGATATCGAGGCACGGGCGAGGCAGGAACGCGACGAGCACGCGTATGCGCCTTATGAATTTCGCAACGTCGGTGCCCTGCTGCGGCTCGAAAAGCGGGACGCGGCGTTCAAGACGCTACGGTTTCTTTTCGGAGGAAGGCGCCCGGCGGAGTGGAATCAGTGGCCCGAGATCGTTTGGCGCGATCCCCGTGCGCCACAGTTTATCGGTGACTTGCCGCATTCGTGGATCGGGGCAGAATTCATCCAAGCGTTCCTGAGCCTGTTCGCTTACGAAGAGACCGGTCAGCGCTTGGTACTAGCCGCAGGTCTACCTCGACACTGGATAAGCGCGCCTGGGGGAGTGGGAGTCGAGGGCTTGAAGACCTCCTACGGGACGCTGAGCTATCACGTCGAAGCGTCCACTCCGGGCGAATTCCGAATGCATATCAACGGGGGACTGACGATTCCGCCGGAAAACGTGGTCGTCGATCTGCCCCTGTCGCGACCCCCGCGCCGCATCGAAGTGAATGGAAAGCGGCTGGACACGACCGACGGCCGTTTCGTGCTTCGAGAGCTTCCCGCCGACGTAGTTCTACAGGAATGA
- a CDS encoding Spy/CpxP family protein refolding chaperone encodes MNKQFAFLTASIVLLTALEPAAATATQAPESQPQAMDSPKHDELHKLFERVHEGGTRAHKSYGDVMLHHIDELKLSDDQIGKIVRIHRDNQQKIKEIAKKLRETQRSAYQLFLNPASDEADIRNAAKRHTEMFDTLVDTALNSRAAINAVLTPEQLNRLKTLKAQP; translated from the coding sequence ATGAATAAGCAGTTCGCCTTTTTGACGGCTTCGATTGTCCTTCTAACCGCGCTGGAACCGGCAGCAGCCACCGCAACGCAAGCGCCGGAAAGCCAGCCGCAGGCTATGGACAGTCCGAAGCACGATGAGCTCCACAAGCTTTTCGAGAGAGTGCATGAAGGAGGAACTCGCGCACACAAAAGCTATGGCGATGTGATGCTACACCACATCGACGAACTGAAGCTTTCAGACGATCAAATCGGCAAAATCGTGCGGATTCACCGGGACAATCAGCAAAAAATCAAGGAAATTGCCAAAAAGCTTCGCGAAACCCAAAGATCGGCTTACCAGCTCTTCCTGAACCCGGCCAGCGACGAAGCGGATATCCGGAACGCAGCTAAACGCCACACCGAGATGTTCGACACGCTGGTGGATACGGCCTTGAATTCCCGCGCCGCGATCAACGCCGTATTGACGCCGGAACAGCTGAATCGACTGAAAACACTCAAGGCCCAACCGTGA
- a CDS encoding DUF6763 family protein, whose product MNSEADPIVGNWYQHLDKGQAFQVVYVDEEADLVEIQYFDGDVEGMDFDTWHRLDIEPIEAPENWSGPLDISELDDLTGTEVSDTPPEDWAEPLEEVEKPEERSVEAIPEEAENDWGGGFPEEELLEEEPPAEMPEEPDEEELRQGNGDSWMEEEE is encoded by the coding sequence ATGAATTCTGAAGCAGATCCTATTGTCGGCAATTGGTATCAACACCTCGACAAGGGCCAAGCCTTTCAGGTCGTCTATGTGGATGAGGAGGCGGATCTGGTGGAGATTCAGTATTTTGACGGTGACGTCGAAGGAATGGATTTCGATACCTGGCACCGGCTCGATATTGAGCCGATCGAGGCACCGGAAAACTGGAGCGGGCCTTTGGACATCTCCGAATTGGATGATCTTACGGGTACCGAAGTGTCCGACACGCCGCCCGAAGATTGGGCCGAGCCTTTGGAAGAAGTCGAGAAACCCGAGGAGCGGTCCGTCGAAGCAATCCCGGAAGAGGCAGAAAACGACTGGGGCGGTGGATTTCCAGAAGAAGAGCTCTTGGAAGAAGAACCGCCGGCGGAAATGCCCGAGGAACCGGACGAGGAAGAGCTAAGGCAAGGAAACGGCGACTCTTGGATGGAAGAAGAAGAATAA
- a CDS encoding PAS domain S-box protein, which produces MSEDQTLCQALFEALPDAIAVVDSEGRIRQINAELERLFGYDRKDLLDRPIECLIPERFRESHTAHRERYRSAPYRLKMSHRPELYGQRRDGTEFPVDVHLAPIRTADGIRIISVIRDITSHKTAEAEIQEHAHRKAVIADLSQSALAGSGLDRLMEYVVEQVARCLDLEYAKILELLPDGRTLLLKAGVGWKEGLVGKATVSAGLESQAGYTLLISKPADESTLIAGKPVIVEDLSRETRFSGPPLLFEHGVVSGMSITIPGYARPYGVLGVHTRKHRVFSEDDAQFLRAVAHILALAIERRQTEEALRESEMRARRLVEANIIGVIEGVEDQICNANQIFLDMLGYTGEELLGGRLRWPEITPPEYHALDDAARSQLLDHGAIPPFEKEFIRKNGTRVPILLCATILERSPFTWIAFIVDLSEYKRLEDSLTRRAAELAEADRRKDEFLAMLAHELRNPLAPIRNAVHILHRQAPLLPESQRPLEMIERQTQHLARLVDDLLDVSRVTRGKINLQKMPVDLVALTARVVENHRPSASAHQHTVSLTLPPRPLYVEGDDVRLTQVLDNLLSNANKYTPDGGHIWITVREGQGEAIVSVRDSGIGIAEDELPGVFELFAQVDPGIDRARGGLGIGLSLVKRLVEMHGGRVRAHSDGHGTGSEFIVYLPLLSQIAHPPDDEQAQPMPVPPAVLRIMVVDDNYDAAESMGLLVKLWGHETRIVHDGRSAVDLCRTFKPNVVLLDLGLPGMSGYEVARCLREEHGDSMLLYALTGYGQTEDKERSKAAGFDHHLVKPIDPDTLKALLNSPK; this is translated from the coding sequence TTGTCCGAGGATCAAACACTGTGTCAGGCGCTCTTCGAAGCTTTGCCCGATGCAATCGCCGTCGTCGACTCCGAAGGCCGCATCCGACAGATCAACGCCGAGCTGGAGCGACTCTTCGGTTACGACCGTAAAGACTTGCTGGATCGCCCAATCGAATGCCTGATTCCCGAACGTTTTCGGGAAAGTCATACCGCTCACCGAGAACGCTATCGCTCTGCACCCTACCGGCTCAAAATGAGCCACCGCCCCGAACTTTACGGCCAACGCCGAGACGGCACCGAGTTTCCGGTGGACGTCCATCTGGCTCCCATTAGAACGGCGGACGGCATCCGAATCATCAGTGTCATTCGCGATATCACCTCGCACAAGACCGCGGAGGCGGAAATCCAGGAACACGCGCACCGCAAAGCGGTCATCGCCGACCTTAGCCAATCGGCATTGGCCGGTTCCGGTCTCGACCGGCTGATGGAATATGTCGTGGAGCAAGTCGCCCGGTGCCTCGATCTCGAGTATGCCAAGATCTTGGAACTCCTTCCCGATGGGCGGACTTTGCTACTGAAAGCGGGGGTAGGCTGGAAAGAAGGATTGGTGGGAAAGGCAACGGTCAGCGCCGGCTTGGAATCGCAAGCCGGTTACACGTTGCTGATTTCCAAACCGGCGGATGAGAGCACGTTAATCGCCGGGAAACCGGTCATCGTCGAAGACCTCAGCCGCGAAACCCGTTTCAGCGGGCCACCCTTACTTTTCGAGCACGGCGTCGTAAGCGGCATGAGCATCACCATTCCGGGATATGCGCGGCCGTATGGCGTGCTGGGCGTGCACACCCGGAAACATCGCGTTTTCTCAGAGGACGATGCCCAGTTCCTGCGGGCCGTCGCTCACATTTTGGCACTGGCTATCGAACGCCGGCAAACCGAAGAGGCGTTGCGCGAAAGCGAAATGCGCGCGCGGCGCCTGGTGGAGGCCAACATCATCGGCGTCATAGAAGGGGTCGAGGACCAAATCTGCAATGCCAACCAGATCTTCCTGGACATGTTGGGATACACCGGGGAAGAACTGTTGGGGGGCCGACTGCGTTGGCCCGAAATAACGCCGCCCGAATACCACGCCTTGGATGATGCGGCCAGAAGCCAATTACTGGATCACGGCGCAATTCCACCGTTCGAAAAGGAATTCATCCGCAAAAACGGTACCCGGGTGCCGATCCTACTCTGCGCCACGATACTGGAGCGCTCGCCGTTCACCTGGATAGCGTTCATCGTCGATCTGAGCGAATACAAACGCCTGGAAGACTCGCTGACGCGTCGAGCGGCGGAACTCGCCGAAGCCGACCGCCGTAAGGACGAATTCCTAGCGATGCTGGCCCATGAACTGCGGAATCCTCTGGCACCAATCCGGAACGCCGTTCACATTCTGCACCGCCAAGCGCCGTTGCTTCCCGAAAGTCAGCGCCCTCTCGAGATGATCGAGCGGCAGACCCAGCATCTGGCCAGACTGGTCGACGACCTTCTCGACGTCTCTCGAGTAACCCGTGGCAAGATCAACCTACAAAAGATGCCGGTGGATCTCGTCGCCTTGACTGCTCGAGTCGTGGAAAACCACCGACCCAGCGCATCGGCGCATCAGCACACCGTCTCGTTGACCCTGCCGCCACGGCCACTTTACGTCGAGGGGGACGACGTTCGATTAACCCAAGTACTCGACAATCTCCTCAGCAACGCCAACAAGTACACTCCGGACGGTGGACATATCTGGATCACGGTTCGCGAGGGCCAAGGCGAAGCGATCGTGTCCGTTCGCGACAGCGGCATAGGGATAGCCGAAGACGAACTACCCGGAGTCTTCGAGCTCTTCGCTCAGGTCGATCCGGGGATAGACCGTGCCCGTGGCGGCTTGGGTATCGGCCTTTCTCTGGTCAAGCGGCTGGTGGAAATGCACGGTGGCCGTGTCCGGGCGCACAGTGATGGCCATGGCACAGGCAGTGAGTTCATCGTCTATCTCCCGCTCTTATCGCAGATCGCCCACCCGCCGGACGACGAACAGGCGCAGCCGATGCCGGTACCTCCTGCCGTATTACGAATCATGGTGGTGGATGACAATTACGACGCGGCCGAATCGATGGGCTTGCTGGTAAAGCTTTGGGGGCATGAGACACGGATAGTCCACGACGGCCGTTCCGCCGTGGACCTCTGCCGTACATTCAAGCCGAATGTGGTGTTGCTGGATCTCGGTTTACCGGGGATGAGCGGCTATGAAGTCGCCCGCTGCCTGCGGGAGGAACACGGGGATTCGATGCTGCTATATGCTCTAACGGGATACGGGCAAACGGAGGATAAGGAGCGAAGCAAAGCAGCAGGCTTCGATCATCATTTGGTCAAGCCGATCGATCCAGACACGCTCAAGGCGTTACTCAACTCGCCAAAATGA
- the lgt gene encoding prolipoprotein diacylglyceryl transferase, with protein MLWDVAPVAFTISIGSFHLPVYWYGLFFASTFVYGLFIFRYLFRREGRPEDEVYDLVLFVLAGTVIGARLGHVLFYNPGFYLSHPWKILAVWEGGLASHGAVVGILIAVWLYSRRATDQPFLWVCDRIGVTVPLSGCLIRIGNFFNSEILGRPTDVPWAVIFARVDALPRHPAQLYEALCYLLIFLIQFRFYLKHGNSAPLGHMFGRFFILVFGARFVLEFFKEGQAAFESGWTITMGQWLSIPVILVGVYLIWRARRLQQVFGVGWDAEPRRPDAPET; from the coding sequence ATGTTGTGGGATGTTGCTCCTGTCGCCTTCACGATTTCCATAGGCTCTTTTCATCTTCCGGTCTATTGGTACGGACTTTTCTTTGCGTCGACCTTCGTCTATGGCCTCTTTATCTTCCGTTATTTGTTTCGGCGGGAAGGCCGTCCGGAAGATGAGGTTTACGACCTGGTCCTGTTCGTCCTTGCCGGGACCGTGATCGGAGCCCGTTTGGGTCATGTTCTGTTTTACAACCCCGGGTTTTATTTAAGTCATCCTTGGAAAATCCTCGCCGTATGGGAGGGCGGGCTCGCGAGTCACGGTGCGGTGGTCGGCATTTTGATCGCGGTCTGGCTGTATTCCCGCAGAGCGACCGATCAGCCTTTCCTTTGGGTTTGTGATCGAATCGGCGTTACTGTGCCTTTGTCCGGCTGCCTGATCCGCATCGGCAACTTTTTCAATTCGGAGATCCTTGGCCGACCGACCGATGTGCCTTGGGCTGTTATCTTTGCCCGCGTCGACGCCCTGCCGCGTCACCCAGCTCAGCTCTACGAGGCACTCTGTTACCTGCTGATTTTCCTGATTCAATTCCGCTTTTATCTCAAGCACGGGAACAGCGCGCCGTTGGGGCATATGTTCGGTCGGTTTTTTATCTTGGTGTTCGGTGCCCGCTTTGTGCTCGAATTCTTCAAGGAGGGCCAGGCCGCTTTCGAGAGCGGGTGGACGATTACCATGGGCCAATGGCTCAGCATTCCGGTGATCCTGGTCGGGGTCTATTTAATCTGGCGGGCGCGCCGGTTGCAGCAGGTATTCGGAGTGGGCTGGGATGCCGAGCCGCGCCGCCCGGATGCTCCCGAGACCTGA
- a CDS encoding SagB/ThcOx family dehydrogenase, with amino-acid sequence MLPAPRTSGTVSVEEALHKRYSVREFRSAPISLKDVSQLLWAAQGITHEDRLRTAPSAGAIYPLELYLVAGDVLNLPAGIYHYLPERHRLAVIRRGDFRADLAAAAMRQEWLKDSAAILVFAAVEQRTKAKYDSRGPGYVRMEVGHAAQNALLQAVALGLGGTPVGAFEEEWTAQVLGLAADEKVLYLVPVGKPPRAK; translated from the coding sequence ATGCTGCCTGCGCCACGAACCTCAGGCACCGTATCGGTCGAGGAGGCCTTGCACAAGCGCTACTCGGTGCGGGAGTTTCGATCTGCGCCGATTTCGCTGAAAGACGTATCCCAGCTCTTATGGGCGGCACAGGGTATTACCCATGAGGATCGGCTGCGGACCGCACCCTCGGCAGGTGCAATCTATCCCTTGGAGCTTTACCTGGTAGCGGGTGACGTACTCAATCTGCCGGCCGGTATTTATCACTATCTTCCCGAGCGACACCGTCTGGCGGTGATTCGGCGCGGCGATTTCCGGGCAGATCTCGCCGCGGCGGCGATGCGCCAGGAGTGGCTGAAAGATAGTGCGGCCATTCTGGTTTTCGCGGCCGTCGAGCAGCGAACGAAGGCGAAGTACGACTCTCGCGGTCCCGGTTATGTCCGTATGGAAGTTGGACACGCGGCGCAAAATGCTTTGCTCCAGGCGGTGGCTTTGGGACTTGGCGGCACTCCGGTCGGGGCATTCGAGGAAGAATGGACGGCGCAGGTTCTGGGGCTCGCGGCGGACGAAAAAGTCCTGTACTTGGTGCCGGTCGGAAAGCCGCCCCGCGCCAAGTGA